Within the Mixophyes fleayi isolate aMixFle1 chromosome 5, aMixFle1.hap1, whole genome shotgun sequence genome, the region cctgcccacctctgaaagtgcctacaatgggcacatgagcgccagaactggaccatggagcaacggaaaaaggtggcctgatctgatgaatcacattctcTTTTACGTCATATGGGTGGTCGGTTGCGTGTACGtcgtttacctgggaaagagatagcaccaggatgcattatgggaagaagacGAGcaagtggaggcagtgtgatgttctgggcaatgttctgctgggtcTTGCCATTTATGTGGGTGTTACTTTGATACATAcctcctacctaaacattgttgcagacaaagtacaCCCCTTTATGACAACGGTATTACCTGATGCAGTGGTCTCTTtgagcaggataatgcaccctgccacaacaaaaattgttcatgaatggtttgaagaacatgacacTGAGTTCAAGGTGCAGtacgatcgagcatctgtgggatgtgctggaaaaacaagtctgagccatggaggccccactcgcaacttacaggacttaaatgatTTGCTGCTaatatcttggtgccagatatcacaggacaccttcataacttttgtggagtccatgccttaacCAGCCAGAGCTgtttggcagcacaagggggacctacacaatattagtcaggtggttttaatgttattgTTGATCAGTGTgtaggaaatatataaaaatttgtGGTGAaaaagctataatcaaatacaaatatCTACCAGTcccatctgactagtatttaTCATTCTAGTGAAGGCAGATACCATacagagcatccatgtaaccgccacacaacaCAGAGATCATGTCCCGCCCTgcgcccccccagctgctctacTTTTAAAAAATACCCCCTCATTTCATTACCTCTGTCCACCCTTCAGCCATCTTCATTACCTCTGTATTAAAATCCTATAGCGCTCAGTGATAGAACATTTAACTCCACATATACACAAACTGCATATGAATTAACATATGTCAATGAAAACGTGCACTGGGTGGACCTTGGTTACACCCATGCACTTGCTAACATGCAGCAAATACCTCTTTGGGGTGATCTAGTACATTGTTTGAATTAAATGTGGAATAAAAGCTGAAAGAAGCATGAACCAGATAATAAATGGTACCGTTATAGACTAAAGTCTAGAAGACagtgttatgccacacaataaatCAGTCTTCCAAGTTCTGTGGAGATTTATCATCCGTTTGGGCGAGCTGTGTTCCTGGATAGAAATTCAACCTCCCGGTGGTTGAACCTCAGCCATCTTCATTACCTCTGTCCACCCTTCAGCCATCTTCATTACCTCTGTCCACCCTTCAGCCATCTTCATTACCTCTGTCCACCCTTCAGCCATCTTCATTACCTCTGTCCACCCTGCAGCCATCTTCATTACCTCTGTCTACCCTGCAGCCATCTTCATTACCTCTCTCCACCCTTCAGCCATCTTCATTACCTCTCTCCACCCTTCAGCCATCTTCATTACCTCTCTCCACCCTTCAGCCATCTTCATTACCTCTCTCCACCCTTCAGCCATCTTCATTACCTCTCTCCACCCTTCAGCCATCTTCATTACCTCTGTCCACCCTTCAGCCATCTTCATTACCTCTGTCCACCCTTCAGCCATCTTCATTACCTCTGTCcaccctgcagccatttttctaaccctccccctgcagccatttcccttacatcccccctccccttcagacTCGCAAACCTCAATCACATTCGATTGTTGTTAGCTGTCTGTCAGTGTGGGGACGGAGAATGCTTGGTTTGGTCTTGTGGGACGTGGTAATCTCCCAAGAGCAGACTAAGAGAACCTGACTGGGGCGCTGTGCCCCTAAGGACCCAGTGCCCATGTTGCAGcttgatcagcctattggttgattaGGCCCAGCATAAACTGTTCATCACACCCGACAATACACACTTGCGAATTTAGAGGTGCAAGGAGCACAGGCAGTGGAAGGAGGTCATATCGTCAGATTAACTTATCCTTCCCCATGTTCTCCACAGATGAGTGCGCGACAATGCTTCACAGAGCATGTGTAATCTTTCAATGGTCAGATGATCATGACGCTGATGTTATCCTTATGCCATGGCtttctcagtcaccagatctaAATCCAGTCAAGTATTTATACTGTACTCTGGGATGATGCCTGAAATGACATTTTCCATCAGCCAGACATCATTTGAGTGAGTGAGTTGTGGAAGAATGGTGTTACATTACTCCTGTAAAATTCTAGACATTGGTAGACCTCACATCGTGATCCAACGCTTTTATAGGTAAcctttatatttctattttgaTTTTTGTTCACTCTGTGCATTTAACATTGTCGGGAAATAAAttcaatgcatttaaaaaaataaataaaaatcaatgtttcTTGATGGGAAATATCCTGTTTGTGAACATGACATTTATCAGGTTAATATTATGTGAAGTATTTGTAGTGCAAACTGCTCACTATTTCCTGGAGGTGTTCTTTCTAAGCAATGCTTAAcgtcactatataatatataaacctattttctTCAGATTGAGAATTTGGAAAAGAGTTTAGAAGATCTGCTTATCAGAGTTGACGAGTTTGTTGGGATGCTAGATATGGTAAGTACATGGCTTAGAACATTTGTATGTTATTTAGACTTTAATGCTACTCACAATTACTATCAATAACAGTTTACATGTACCGACTATTTGTTTTTTCTGATATGGTTTACTTTCACTTTGGGTAAAACATGAGAATATTATGGGGTGCATTtatgaaaaaattataaataaaaacttgAATGTGAAGTTTTTAGAGACCACAGACATTATTATGGTATTATCAGAGAATTCCACTTTTTACCGCAGTTTTTCTTAACtcctcatttatatattttattttcatttttttgttcaatttgggAAGATACAATTCCTTAACCATAAGATATTTACATAAATCACATAATGTAGCTTTACTGCTTGCTGTGTTTACCATACACTgcaattttcacattttattttcttgcattgTGTAAATCAAGGTGGGGATTAACTCTCTCAAATGAATAAGAAATATCTTTAAAAGctgattacaataaaaaaaaaacaaccagacAATGACTGATTACAGTATTCACCTCTTTTGCTAAGCCACACCTAAATACAACCTTGTCTGCAGAGGTGATATAATTGGTTGGAGTCCACATGTGTACATTTAAAGTGTTTGAATTGAATTCAAAATACAGAATCTTGTCAGTGAGGGGTCCTACAGTTGGTTAGTGCATTTCTGAACAAGAGATTACCCATAAAGATCAAGATTCAAAACAAATCTAATTTATTGGAAGGCACCCATCAGCGAAAGGATACGATTCTGAAGACTTTTAATACACCAGAGAATAAGGCAAACTGAACATGTCTAGAACACACCGTCCTCCTGTAATGAGCATCTGTGTTAGGGAGGGCCATGGCAACTTTGACAGAGTTAGTCTTCCATTACAGGGATGGTAGGAATTATCTGTGGGACAACAATGCGCTTGCACAAATCTGGGCCTTATGGGGGTGGTAAAAAGAAAACTATTGTTAAGGATATCTTAAGTAAAAATTTGTCCagaaagcatgtaaaaaaaaacagaatacgaAGTAGAGGAAGATTCTATGGTCTGACGAGACTAATATTGAAATTTTTGGCTGTAACATATTTTTGGCCCAAGCCTAACATTGCACATCATCCCAAGAACAACGTCTACCGGCGAGCAAGGTGGCAATGCTTAATGCTATGACGATACTTTACTGCTTCATTGGCTGGAAAACTTTAAAATGGATAGAGTGGCATTCAGGGAAATTTGCAATCTTCAAGAGATTGAAGCAAATTTATATTTCAGTAGGACAATGACCCAAATCTGTAAAAGCCACATTGTGATGGCTTAAGTTTAAAAAAAGCATGTCCTGAAGTGACCCAAAATTCAGACCTGAATCAATCCCATTCAGAATCTGTGGAATTATTTGCTCACCAATTGTCCCCATCTAATCCATAATGAGCAATATTGCAAAGAAGGAGCTTAAATTGCATTGTTTAAATTTTAGTAGACTAGATTGACCCAAACAGATACACAGCTGTAATTGCAGCTAAAAGGTTTTCTGCCACGTTTTAAAAGAAGGTGCTGCAAATACTTCTAATGcgttctgtttttttgttttgtttttttgttttttacatttgattaaaacttttttatttgaCCTTAGAGTATTCTGTTGATCAGAGGAGAACATATTTCTGAAAAAATTTTATTTTGATTCCCTAATGCAAGCAATTAAGGTGGAGAAATAATGCCAAAATTGgttgaatactttttatagtcattgtatacataaaaaaatgttgtatttatCCGTGATTGCGTCAATTTCTGTTATTCTTTATATCAGCTGCAAATTCTGAAGTcacaaataaagattttttttttttcacccccaGATTCGAAATGACACATCTCAAGTAGTTAACGAAAAAGTGCCTCAAATTTACACTAAAGCTGCAGAAATGAGAAAACTGTACCAGAAAATTGACTTGCTTGAGGTAAGAAAGTAGATGCagatatgattaaaaaaaataataatcacgtTATACAAGCATCTTATGATATACACTCAGCCACCCTCGCCACCAATTTCTCATAGCGCAAGTGAATTTAAGAATCATGAGTGTTCGGCTGCCGGTCTGATGATAAACGCGCAGGACTAGCGaaagaggtctttgcctataacagccgcctttcccctagagctttatgtgctcacaggtactcggatgccccaggacttaactctagacgtagtgcaagtttattaacaacACCGCAGCGACAGGGCCGGAGGAGGCTGTATAGATGGttaacggatggtcagacgtaagctgaggtcaggggtccgaagcaaacaGGGTAGTCAAATAACacaccaaaaggtcagggtcactagcacaaaagcagagtccagaaacagagcaaagggacacaacaggaggtccagtagcagaggggcagagtatccACCGAAGCACTGGGACAAACAGGAAcgggacaggagcaggtcagcaacagacagaatccacgctataaccgcgagggaggctaagccctccctgccttaaatacttaagacagccaatcaggagcagacAATTTCATGACATAAGCCCCCCAAATGTGgcttaataaatgtaattgttcCTGCCCTGTATTGCGGAGGCGCGATAATGTAAGAGCTCGGCGTCCTGCCATTGCCCTAGCAACGGTTGGCCCGAGAACCGGAAGGGATAtaccggtcgtcatggagacggccgggagaGAGGGGAGTGAGTCGTGGCGGTGTCCGCGGCTCGTAAGAGAGATAATGTTTGCGAGATGGCCATTTTTAGCCATTGCAACATATGTTTTACTCTCCGGGTTGTagcaattattatatataaattctaGCAATTGTCACCCTAGATATGTAGTGTAGGCAGCACCTACTTGGACAGATATGATTACTACACCTGAATTGGATACTAGATTGCCCAAAATTAAAGCCGAGGAAATAAAAACTGGTCTCACATTTTGGTTATCAGTTGTGTTTGGTACATGAAAGCATCTATGAGATCTACtgacacaaaacaacttccctgtTATATCAGCAACATAATAGTATAGAAATGTTCTAACATTGtttaatctgcaaaaaaaaaaaaaaaaacaacttttgggAATATAAAAATCCTTCTTGGCAGTTTTATGAAACAAAGTTCCATCCTTTGGTTTTCTTTTGGCAAATGGAAGAAAGAACAAAATAATTTAAGTTCTAAAATCTGGATCtgaaattatatacatttattaatgagTTATTGAGCCATGTTTAATTTCAGCAAAACCTCCATGGTTAATAAGGTAGCCGGCAAATAACGCACAAATGCAAGGGAACAAGTTGGCTTCTGTGTAAACTGTCTTGTCTATTACTCGGTCTACTCTGGGATTCTGCCTCGGTACAGATCACCCTTATCACGAATCCCTCATCTAATTATAGTCGAGTAGATTATCACTGCATCAGCACCACACTTGTGtgtcatctttttttatttttctgttttacatGTGTATTTCTTCTTTGGACTTTATTCCTACATAGTAGGGCTGCTTTAGACTTGGGAGTAAATATAGCTACTGGGCGCAAAACATGTGTAGTATGGTTTCCTGGGCTGAAAACTGCAAGTGGGCAAAATTTATACCTAGCTCTGAAAGTGTTTTTATAGATATTTTGATTTAGTTTTatgaattttatgtttttcaaaatgatttatttgatgtatttgtacacaatattgaGAGAGTACATTTCACAAGATGTTTAATACTTTTTGTTGTTTCTGATTGTTTTATCTTTTGGGGCTAGTCAAAACTTTTGTCTATTTAACTTGTAAACAGGCCTTTGTGAAAAAGGTTGGAAGTGATGTAGGACTGATGGAAGACCAGGTTACACAGGCTGAAACAAACTTGGGGAACTTTCCTAATCCTCTCAAGAAAATCTTCCAAAATATCAGTGCCTCCCCTCTCTTTTCACCAGCTGTGAGTATCTGCATGGGTCACTCAAGCTTTTCTTGATGGtacaataattacattattatatagcgGGTGCCACAAAAGTGCCTTAGACGGCAGTCAGTTCAACAGTCATGTAATACATGATAATATTTTGTCACATTACTTTGTACAAGTATGGGATCTGTAACCCAGATAGCTTTGAATACCAGAAAGAACACGTCAATAATTGCTGCTCAGTGATGCTTCCTCTCCATTATACTCACCAGGAGGAGGGAAATGTCAGGGAATATGTGTGGAAAGAAATGGTTaattttatgtttgtatattttcGATCTGGTGCTTATTTAGAAAGAATCCTAAATTAGAAAAGTGCACACAAGGGTGTTGGTGAAAACCATGCTAATTAAAAGCAACATTGCACTTTGTCCTTGCTGTAACAGTGTTAGAAGGGCATCCGTTAATGTGGCTCTACTGCGCTCTGCATTGATTTCAGCATTGTCGGCAGCATTCAGCGTTAACATTTGGTACAATATGCTTTAATGTGAATACTTGTTGCAAAATGTATGTACATAtccatttgttatatattttttttgatcaGTGTCGTCATGTTTATTATGCTTTTAAGAGCACACGTTGAATGCTTGTGTACGATGCCTTTCATGTTACATGTCAACTGATACATAGTTGTAGATGGATGGCCTCTTAAGGGACAGAattgtccaataacatgaaaGTGCAGATTTGCATGATACCACTTGTTATAATTCGTggtgatagtaaaaaaaaaaaaaaaaaaaaaaaaatgaatggtttTAACTTTAATAATTTCATCTTGAAAAACTTTTTAGTATAGTTTCTGTCATATGTCAAGTTGGAGTACACGTTATCTGGTTTCTCAGACTGTGGAATTTCTTGAGTGTAATTTTAGTAGTTTTTTTCTGAATTCTGGAATTTCATTTTTTCTCTAAAGAAAGCTTCTTCTCAGAGAATGCAGCCAGCACGATATGATTCTCCCACTGTGTTTAAGACTGAGGACTTCTTCCCCAGTAGCAGCTGATCAA harbors:
- the BLOC1S4 gene encoding biogenesis of lysosome-related organelles complex 1 subunit 4, coding for MELAEGVGPWEPLEEAVSRGSPGDSGHVSQSHSACSSASVGFLNDEELVGTESCDYILRTTATQVSSYLLPPQQMTEIENLEKSLEDLLIRVDEFVGMLDMIRNDTSQVVNEKVPQIYTKAAEMRKLYQKIDLLEAFVKKVGSDVGLMEDQVTQAETNLGNFPNPLKKIFQNISASPLFSPAKASSQRMQPARYDSPTVFKTEDFFPSSS